One Schistocerca cancellata isolate TAMUIC-IGC-003103 chromosome 1, iqSchCanc2.1, whole genome shotgun sequence genomic region harbors:
- the LOC126181242 gene encoding uncharacterized protein LOC126181242 — protein MSRLLLLLLLAGSYLVVVCVPQATAEDDTKPIARNAYDDADDYSDDPLSYLFLRAGGGGEEEEPSLSQIFALRTVSSDGSSPDGSEGTNTEQASRKGAAAHAGLARTAAHAKARTAGKARTGDKSAAKARTAIKKAAGTPNE, from the exons ATGTCGCgcctcttgctgctgctgctgctcgcaggATCCTACCTAGTTGTGGTCTGCGTGCCACAAGCCACGGCTGAAGACGACACCAAGCCGATTGCACGAAACGCTTATGACGACGCCGACGACTACTCTGATGACCCTCTGTCATATCTGTTCCTTCGGGCGGGAGGTGGTGGAGAAGAGGAGGAGCCCAGTCTCAGCCAAATCTTCGCCCTTAGAACGGTCAGCAGCGACGGCTCGTCGCCGGACGGATCCGAGGGCACAAATACTGAACAGG CGTCACGGAAAGGAGCAGCTGCACATGCCGGCCTAGCCAGGACAGCGGCTCATGCCAAAGCCAGGACAGCAGGCAAAGCCAGAACAGGAGACAAGAGTGCCGCCAAAGCTAGGACAGCTATCAAGAAGGCTGCCGGGACACCCAACGAGTGA